TGGGTCACCAGCACCAGCTCGGCTGCGCCGCCGTCGTCGGGATGGTCTGGCCCGCCCGAGGCCTGCACCACCTCGGCCAGGGAGACCCCGTGCTCGCCGAACCGCTCGGCGATCCGGGCCAGGCTGCCGGGCGCGTCCACCGCGTGCAGCCGCAGGTAGTAGCGGCTGCGGGTCTCCTCGATGGGCAGGACCCGCTTCTCGAAGTAGACGGTGTGGGCATCGCCGGCGCGCCGCCCCGGCGTCCGCTTGGACAGCGCGGCGGCGATCAGGTCGGAGACCACGGCCGATGCGGTGGGTCCGGCGCCGGCGCCCCGCCCGTAGAACATCGTCTCGCCGACCGGATCGCCCACGGTGTAGATGGCGTTGAACGATCCGGCTACGCTGGCCAGGGGATGGGTGTGGGGGATGAACGCCGGGTGGACCCGCGCCTCGATCTCGCCGTCCACCTCCTTCCCGATGGCCAGGAGCTTCAGCACCCAGCCGAACCGGCGGCCGTACTCGATGTCGCGCGGCGTCACGCGCGTGATCCCCTCGGTGTAGACCATCCCGGGCTTGACCCGGGAGAGGAAGCAGATGGTGCAGAGGATGGCCAGCTTTCGGGCGGCGTCGAATCCCTGGACGTCGTTGGTCGGGTCGGGCTCGGCGTAGCCCAGGGCCTGCGCCTCCTGCAGGGCCTCCTCGTAACTCCTGCCGTACTGGCTCATCTGGGTCAGGATGTAGTTGGTCGTCCCATTGACGATGCCCATCACCTGGCGCATCGTGTTGGCCGCCAGGGCCTCCTTCAGCGGCCGGATGATGGGGATGCCGCCCCCCACGGACGCCTCGAAGTAGATCTCGGCATCGCCGATCTCACCGGCGTCGTACAGGTCCTTGTCGTAGTCGGCCATCACGTCCTTGTTGGCGGTCACGATGGTCTTCCCGCGCCTCAGGGCCTCGACCAGGTAGGTCCGGGCCGGCTCGATGCCGCCCATCAGCTCCACCACGATGCGGATGGAAGGATCGTCCAGAATCTCGCTCACGTCCTCCGTCAGCGGGAGTCCCTCGAAACCGGGCCGCGGCTTGGAGGCATCGCGCACCAGCACCTTGGCCAGCTCCAGGTTGAGGCCGGTCTTCAGGTGCAGCATCTCCCGGCTCTCCTGCAGGAGCTTCACCACCCCTTTGCCGACGGTGCCGAGTCCCAGAATGGCGAACCGCATGGTCTGTTTCTCCAACCACAGCCCCTCCTTTACCGCTCTACCGCAACGATGAATTCGAGTTCCACCGCCGACCTCCTGCCCCGGCGCCTGGCGCCTCAGCCTCGACCGGTGCCGGCGAGAAACGCCTTCACCTCCGCCAGATCGGTGACCCGCCGTGCGCCCTCGGGGAAGGCCTCCTCCACCGCCCCGGCCCAGTCGGCGCCCCGGTAGGACCGGTCCAGCAGGGCGATGACCCCCCGGTCCTCGGCGGTACGGATGAGCCGGCCCATCCCCTGCTTCAGCTTGATCAGCATCTCGGGCAGGTCGACGGCCCGGAAGGGGTCCTGCCCGGCCGCCTGCGCCTGCCCACGCCGTTCACGGATCAGCGGGTCGTGCTCGGGGAAGGGCAGGTACGGAAGGATGACGCAGGACAGCGCCTCGCCGCGCACGTCGACGCCCTCCCAGAAGCCGGCACCGACCAGCACCGAGTCCACCTCGGCCCGGAACCGCTCCAGCTGCGCCCCCCGGTCGCCGTCTCCCTCGTAGATCACGGGCCACGGAAGGTGGTGCGCCGCCAGCGCCTGCCGCCAGCGCCGCACCTCCGCCAGCGACCGCACCAGGATGAGCGCCCGGCCACCGGTGGCATGCAGCACCCGCACCGCCTCGTCCACCACGGCGTCGACAGCAGCATCCGGGCCGGCGGCATTCATACCGGAGCCTTCGTCCGGCGGCAGGTAGACCAGCGACTGCCGGCCCAGGTCGAAAGGCACGCCCACCCGGCTCTGGTCGAAACGGCTGAGCCCCAGCACCCGGGCCTGGTAGTCCGGCTCCAGGGTGGCCGAGGAGAAGACCACCGGCGTTCCGGGCTTCAGGAGGTCGCCACCGAAGAGCGGCTTCGGCCGGCGGGGCACGACCCACAGCTCGTCCCCCTCCCGCCAGACCACCGACTCGGGCCTGCGGAACAGCCGCAGTGCGGCCCGCAGTTCGTCAATCCGATTCTGATAGGCCTGCAGTTCGGTCTCGCTGGACTGCCCCTCGCTCATCGCCTCCTCGGTGACCAGTTCGGTCTGCAGCAGGTCGAGGGCCTGGTCCAGCCGGGCGGCGGCCTTCAGGAGCAGCTCGCTGCGATCCACATCCCGCTTGCCCTCACCGGGCCTGGTGTGCACATCCAGCGCCTGCATGAAACTGTCCGCGGCGACAAGGGCCGCCTCCAGCCGCCACGCCACCTGCTCCCGGGCGTGCCAGTACTCCAGCCGCTCCAGGGTCCGCCTCAGCCGGCGCTGGCTCAGGGACCAGCCTTGGGCCCGCTGCCAGGTCTCGGGAAAGTGGTGGCCCTCGTCGAAGATCACCGCCGAGTAGCTGGGCAGAATCGGCAGCATCCCGCCTTCCAGCAGGTCGTTGCGGGTAAGCAGGTCCTGGGCGAAGAGCCGGTGGTCGCAGACGACCAGGTCCGCGGCCGCGCGGTGCTGCCGGCGGGCGGCGACCATCAGGCAGTGGCCCCGGCGGGGGCAGGTGTCGCAGTTCAGCGACGGATCCCAGCTCACCAGTTCCCACAGATCGTCGGGCACTCCGGGAACCTCGGAGCGGGCCCCGGTGCCGGTGCGCCTGGCCCAGTGGATGAGCTCGGACCAGCCCTCGGGTTCCTCGCCGGATCCGAAGTCGCCGGCCTCCACCTTCATCTCGCACACATAATCGGCCGGATTGCCGGCCACCCGCACATCGATGTCCAGGTTCAGCAGCCGGGACAGCGTCTGGATGTCGCCGTCGGGACCAGTGAGCTGCGCCTTCAGCACGCTGGAGGCGCTGGCCACCACGACCGGCCGGCCGCGCATCCGCGCGTGGCAGACGGCGGGCAGGAGGTACGCGAAGGTCTTGCCGGTGCCGGGTCCGGCCTCCGCCAGCAGGGTGGAGCCTTCGGTCAGCGCGCGGGCAATGCGGAAGGCGGTGTAGATCTGCTCTTCCCGCACCTCAAAGCCGTGCTCGGGCAGCACGTCGTAGAAGACGCGCCCCAGCCAGTCGTTCAGCCCCTGCCGGTATTCGGACTCGTTGTGCGCTGTAAACGGCAGCTTGGTCCAGCGAATCTGCAAACAGGACCCCTCCTGGCGGTGCTCTGGTAGCTTCTAGAGTACCCGACCGGACAACCCTTGGAAAGAGGCGCCCGAAGCCACCCTCCCGGGGGCCTTCGCCATGCAGGCCAAACGGCCCCGCCGTACGTGGCGGGGCCGCTGTTCGTTATCCTTCGACCTGCTACAGCTTCTCGCTGACCGCCTTGGCCTGCAGGAAGAGCAGCAGGTAGTCGTGTCCGCCGGTCTTGGAGTCGGTGCCGCTCATGTTGAAGCCGCCGAAGGGGTGCACCCCCACCAGGGCGCCGGTGGACTTGCGGTTGAGGTAGAGGTTTCCCACGAAGAAGTGGCGCCGTGCGTACTCCAGGTTGGCCCGGTTGCGGGAGTAGACGGACCCGGTGAGGCCGTACTCGGTGTCGTTGGCGATGCGGATGGCATCCTCGAAATCCTTCGCCTTCATGATCGCCAGCACCGGACCGAAGATCTCCTCCTGGCCGATGCGGGCCCTGGAATCCACGTCGGCGAAGATGGTCGGCTGGATGAAGTAGCCGCCGGTCTCGGACGCCAGCGGGGACGGGCCGCCGCCCAGCACCAGCCGACCCTCCTGCTTGCCGATCTCGATGTAGTGGAGGATGGACTTGAACGCCGATTCGTCGGCCACGGGACCCTGGTGGACCTCCGGATCGCGCGGATCGCCCTGCACCAGCTTCTTCGTGCGCTCCACGATGCGCTCGATCATCTCTTCGTAGACGTCCTGGTGGATGATCGCGCGGGAGCAGGCGGAGCACTTCTGCCCCTGGAAGCCGTAGGCCGAGGCCACGATCCCGTCCGCTGCGGCATCCAGGTCGGCCTCCCGGTCCACCACGATGGCGTCCTTGCCGCCCATCTCGGCGACGACCCGCTTGATCCAGCGCTGACCGGGCGCGGTCTTCGCCGCGACCTCGTTGATGCGCAGGCCGACCTCCTTCGAGCCGGTGAAGCTGATGAACCGGGTCTGCGGGTGGCCCACCAGGTAGTCGCCCACCGAGCCGCCGGGACCCGGCAGGTAGTTGAGCACGCCGGGCGGCAGGCCGGCCTCTTCCATCACCTCGGCGAAGAGCGCCGCCACGACCGGGGTGAGCGACGAGGGCTTCAGGATGACGGTGTTGCCGGCGACGATGGCCGAGGCGGTCATGCCCACCGTGATGGCGCACGGGAAGTTCCAGGGCGGGATGATCAGCCCGACGC
The nucleotide sequence above comes from Symbiobacterium thermophilum IAM 14863. Encoded proteins:
- a CDS encoding homoserine dehydrogenase, with translation MEKQTMRFAILGLGTVGKGVVKLLQESREMLHLKTGLNLELAKVLVRDASKPRPGFEGLPLTEDVSEILDDPSIRIVVELMGGIEPARTYLVEALRRGKTIVTANKDVMADYDKDLYDAGEIGDAEIYFEASVGGGIPIIRPLKEALAANTMRQVMGIVNGTTNYILTQMSQYGRSYEEALQEAQALGYAEPDPTNDVQGFDAARKLAILCTICFLSRVKPGMVYTEGITRVTPRDIEYGRRFGWVLKLLAIGKEVDGEIEARVHPAFIPHTHPLASVAGSFNAIYTVGDPVGETMFYGRGAGAGPTASAVVSDLIAAALSKRTPGRRAGDAHTVYFEKRVLPIEETRSRYYLRLHAVDAPGSLARIAERFGEHGVSLAEVVQASGGPDHPDDGGAAELVLVTHTVQDANLQAVVRDLKEMRDTVLRVDNVIRVEG
- the pruA gene encoding L-glutamate gamma-semialdehyde dehydrogenase, which encodes MAVVPFQNEPLTDFSLPQNREAFRRALELVQSRFGREYPLIIGGERIMTRDRILSTNPANPKEVIGSVAKADRDLADKAMAAALAAFQDWSRVSPKARARILLKAAAIMRRRKHEFSATMVVEIGKSWVEADADTAEAIDFLEYYAREMYRLSEPQPLTRIPGEDNELYYIPLGVGLIIPPWNFPCAITVGMTASAIVAGNTVILKPSSLTPVVAALFAEVMEEAGLPPGVLNYLPGPGGSVGDYLVGHPQTRFISFTGSKEVGLRINEVAAKTAPGQRWIKRVVAEMGGKDAIVVDREADLDAAADGIVASAYGFQGQKCSACSRAIIHQDVYEEMIERIVERTKKLVQGDPRDPEVHQGPVADESAFKSILHYIEIGKQEGRLVLGGGPSPLASETGGYFIQPTIFADVDSRARIGQEEIFGPVLAIMKAKDFEDAIRIANDTEYGLTGSVYSRNRANLEYARRHFFVGNLYLNRKSTGALVGVHPFGGFNMSGTDSKTGGHDYLLLFLQAKAVSEKL
- a CDS encoding ATP-dependent DNA helicase — encoded protein: MQIRWTKLPFTAHNESEYRQGLNDWLGRVFYDVLPEHGFEVREEQIYTAFRIARALTEGSTLLAEAGPGTGKTFAYLLPAVCHARMRGRPVVVASASSVLKAQLTGPDGDIQTLSRLLNLDIDVRVAGNPADYVCEMKVEAGDFGSGEEPEGWSELIHWARRTGTGARSEVPGVPDDLWELVSWDPSLNCDTCPRRGHCLMVAARRQHRAAADLVVCDHRLFAQDLLTRNDLLEGGMLPILPSYSAVIFDEGHHFPETWQRAQGWSLSQRRLRRTLERLEYWHAREQVAWRLEAALVAADSFMQALDVHTRPGEGKRDVDRSELLLKAAARLDQALDLLQTELVTEEAMSEGQSSETELQAYQNRIDELRAALRLFRRPESVVWREGDELWVVPRRPKPLFGGDLLKPGTPVVFSSATLEPDYQARVLGLSRFDQSRVGVPFDLGRQSLVYLPPDEGSGMNAAGPDAAVDAVVDEAVRVLHATGGRALILVRSLAEVRRWRQALAAHHLPWPVIYEGDGDRGAQLERFRAEVDSVLVGAGFWEGVDVRGEALSCVILPYLPFPEHDPLIRERRGQAQAAGQDPFRAVDLPEMLIKLKQGMGRLIRTAEDRGVIALLDRSYRGADWAGAVEEAFPEGARRVTDLAEVKAFLAGTGRG